In the Telopea speciosissima isolate NSW1024214 ecotype Mountain lineage chromosome 2, Tspe_v1, whole genome shotgun sequence genome, one interval contains:
- the LOC122652842 gene encoding fasciclin-like arabinogalactan protein 11 isoform X1 codes for MIKNKKQLVHLQHSSSLLLLMIMMTPLFTTTLAQSPTNITAILEKAGRFSIMIRLLKSTKLGDQLNSQLNKSFQLTFFAPPDKAFSSLPSGTLNSFTDQQKLALVQFHVLPTYVSILQFQTLTNPVQTQAGDSYNSQFPLNVTTNGISVNMTTGVVKASVVSTIYTDGQLAVYQVDHVLLPLQFYFSLSPALAPAPSELKKSHSSDALSSSSTDAPVRITRFIGVSFAVAVIAVIPAIAL; via the exons ATGATCAAGAACAAGAAACAGCTTGTTCACCTCCAACATTCCTCATCACTTCTCTTACTGATGATCATGATGACCCCCCTCTTCACCACAACCTTAGCTCAGTCACCTACAA ACATCACAGCAATACTAGAGAAGGCTGGGCGGTTCAGCATCATGATCAGGCTACTGAAGAGCACCAAACTTGGAGACCAGCTCAACTCACAACTCAATAAATCCTTCCAACTCACCTTCTTTGCCCCACCAGACAAAGCCTTCTCAAGTCTCCCCTCAGGGACCCTTAACTCCTTCACAGATCAGCAGAAGCTAGCGTTGGTACAGTTTCATGTGCTCCCTACTTATGTTTCAATCTTACAGTTCCAGACACTGACCAACCCTGTTCAGACACAGGCAGGGGACAGCTATAATAGCCAGTTTCCATTAAATGTCACAACTAATGGAATTAGTGTGAACATGACTACTGGAGTTGTTAAAGCCAGTGTGGTCAGCACGATTTACACAGATGGGCAATTGGCTGTGTATCAGGTGGATCATGTGCTCCTCCCcttacaattttatttttcgCTTTCGCCGGCTCTGGCTCCAGCTCCATCTGAGTTGAAGAAGTCCCATTCGTCTGATGCCCTTTCAAGTTCTTCCACTGATGCTCCTGTGAGGATCACAAGGTTCATTGGTGTGTCCTTTGCAGTTGCAGTCATTGCAGTCATTCCAGCCATTGCTCTGTGA
- the LOC122652842 gene encoding fasciclin-like arabinogalactan protein 11 isoform X2, whose protein sequence is MIKNKKQLVHLQHSSSLLLLMIMMTPLFTTTLAQSPTNITAILEKAGRFSIMIRLLKSTKLGDQLNSQLNKSFQLTFFAPPDKAFSSLPSGTLNSFTDQQKLALVQFHVLPTYVSILQFQTLTNPVQTQAGDSYNSQFPLNVTTNGISVNMTTGVVKASVVSTIYTDGQLAVYQVDHVLLPLQFYFSLSPALAPAPSELKKSHSSDALSSSSTDAPVRITRFIGVSFAVAVIAVIPAIAL, encoded by the exons ATGATCAAGAACAAGAAACAGCTTGTTCACCTCCAACATTCCTCATCACTTCTCTTACTGATGATCATGATGACCCCCCTCTTCACCACAACCTTAGCTCAGTCA CCTACCAACATCACAGCAATACTAGAGAAGGCTGGGCGGTTCAGCATCATGATCAGGCTACTGAAGAGCACCAAACTTGGAGACCAGCTCAACTCACAACTCAATAAATCCTTCCAACTCACCTTCTTTGCCCCACCAGACAAAGCCTTCTCAAGTCTCCCCTCAGGGACCCTTAACTCCTTCACAGATCAGCAGAAGCTAGCGTTGGTACAGTTTCATGTGCTCCCTACTTATGTTTCAATCTTACAGTTCCAGACACTGACCAACCCTGTTCAGACACAGGCAGGGGACAGCTATAATAGCCAGTTTCCATTAAATGTCACAACTAATGGAATTAGTGTGAACATGACTACTGGAGTTGTTAAAGCCAGTGTGGTCAGCACGATTTACACAGATGGGCAATTGGCTGTGTATCAGGTGGATCATGTGCTCCTCCCcttacaattttatttttcgCTTTCGCCGGCTCTGGCTCCAGCTCCATCTGAGTTGAAGAAGTCCCATTCGTCTGATGCCCTTTCAAGTTCTTCCACTGATGCTCCTGTGAGGATCACAAGGTTCATTGGTGTGTCCTTTGCAGTTGCAGTCATTGCAGTCATTCCAGCCATTGCTCTGTGA
- the LOC122652840 gene encoding dnaJ protein P58IPK homolog — protein sequence MKHTVMMPLMRKFVDFEAWRGFFLLLFILHFVLACQLLLLPPLVSAQDGTPGNAADLFNRVSENVKVKRYSEALNDLNAAIEADPTLSEAYWRRASVFRQLCRYEESEKNYRKFLELKSGTSAAEKELSQLWQARSALETAIDLFEAGDFGKSLDYIDKVVLVFSPACSKAKLLKVKLLLAVKDDYGAIAETGYMLKEDENNLEALLLRGRAYYYLADHDVALRHFQKGLRLDPEHSELKKAYFGLKNLLKKTKSAEDNVDKGKLRLAVEEFKAALAVDPNHAAHNVHLHLGLCKVLVKLGKGKDALSSCTEALNIDEELKLIEALVQRGEAKFLAEDWEGAVEDLKTAAQKSPQDMNIREALMRAERSLKLSKRKDWYKILGISRSASISEIKRAYKKLALQWHPDKNVDNREEAEAKFREIAAAYEVLGDEEKRVRYDRGEDLEDMGVGTGGGGFNPFGGGGQQFSFHFDGGFPGDFGEFHF from the exons ATGAAGCATACGGTAATGATGCCGTTGATGAGGAAGTTCGTAGATTTCGAGGCTTGGAGGggtttctttctccttctcttcatcCTCCACTTCGTCCTCGCCTgccaacttcttcttctcccaccgTTGGTTTCTGCTCAAG ATGGAACACCTGGTAATGCTGCTGACCTGTTCAATAGAGTTTCAGAAAATGTAAAGGTGAAACGCTATAGTGAGGCTCTCAATGATCTTAATGCTGCTATAGAGGCTGACCCAACACTTTCAGAAGCGTATTGGCGTCGTGCATCTGTATTTCGTCAATTATGCAG ATATGAGGAATCTGAGAAGAACTACAGAAAGTTTTTGGAGCTAAAATCTGGAACTTCTGCCGCGGAAAAGGAACTTTCTCAACTGTGGCAGGCTCGGAGTGCTCTCGAAACAGCTATTGATCTTTTTGAGGCAGGTGATTTTGGAAAATCTTTGGATTATATTGATAAAGTTGTCCTTGTTTTCTCACCTGCATGCTCAAAG GCAAAACTCCTCAAAGTGAAGTTATTGTTAGCAGTGAAAGATGACTATGGTGCAATAGCAGAGACTGGATATATGCTCAAAGAAGATGAGAATAATCTGGAGGCACTACTGTTGCGTGGGCGTGCTTATTATTATCTGGCTGATCATGATGTTGCTTTAAG ACATTTCCAGAAAGGTCTCCGCCTAGATCCAGAACACAGTGAACTGAAAAAAGCATactttggtttgaagaatctACTGAAGAAGACTAAAAGC GCAGAAGATAATGTGGATAAGGGTAAGCTGCGGTTGGCAGTGGAGGAGTTCAAAGCAGCCCTTGCGGTGGATCCTAACCATGCTGCGCATAACGTCCATCTTCATCTTGGTTTGTGTAAGGTCTTGGTCAAGCTTGGCAAGGGAAAGGATGCACTCAGTAGTTGCACAGAAGCACTAAATATTGATGAAGAGCTTAAGCTTATTGAAGCTCTAGTTCAG aGGGGTGAAGCCAAATTTTTGGCAGAAGATTGGGAGGGTGCTGTGGAAGATTTGAAAACAGCAGCTCAAAAATCACCTCAG GATATGAATATCCGAGAAGCATTAATGAGGGCTGAGAGATCTTTGAAATTGAGCAAACGCAAGGACTGGTACAAGATTCTTGGAATATCGAGAAGTGCATCTATATCAGAAATTAAACGTGCATACAAGAAGCTTGCTTTACAATGGCACCCAGATAAGAATGTTGATAATAGAGAGGAGGCCGAAGCTAAGTTCCGAGAAATAGCTGCTGCATATGAG GTACTTGGAGATGAAGAGAAACGTGTAAGATATGACAGAGGTGAAGATTTAGAGGACATGGGTGTGGGAACGGGTGGCGGTGGTTTCAACCCTTTTGGTGGTGGGGGACAGCAATTCAGTTTCCACTTTGATGGCGGTTTCCCTGGCGATTTTGGTGAATTTCATTTTTGA